From Miscanthus floridulus cultivar M001 chromosome 15, ASM1932011v1, whole genome shotgun sequence, the proteins below share one genomic window:
- the LOC136508150 gene encoding AP-5 complex subunit mu-like — translation MSGGGCSVRAIWILTPNDSVAFSRRFAVVEKRWRAAWEAEEGDGEGGRRGTGAAPLLLPADHEVAAAFAERRRREGTARGSGIRTNVSSVGLDSWVDDPITRHIISLRLDKEEGDGFMLWPVVLQKRGGYYVLVLPLVDPQPFRAYENLLKRSDCGSSAKENGNLSSILFNLPCITGAFMVTHVVGDIITGDIAEPEVIVSSGPSVGGLLDSLTGSIGISARAKPIAAPVAAPTASLSSPVGAAQSDSLKGGVRPFDKDLLRNFIIGAMPFGTPQDLNYANVTSIRTTGFSGDPLPTDQKQPAWKPYLYKGRQRIIFTSLETINAALYDRDDVPDFLSVSGQVTCRAELEGLPDVSLPLTGLKTTHVEVSSFHHCVQASEPTANKQTLVFQPPLGNFVLMHYQAPCNIAPPVKGFYQLSMVSENEGAFLFKLTLMEGYKSPFIMDFCMITMPFPRRRVASYDGNPSIGTVSMTEHSIEWRIVSSGRGLSGRSIEATFPGTVKFLPRTVQRINSSFRSVSSTGYTEDSDSEQDNAKNGASLDDYIMEKINKDLQAVDLEEPLSWQAYNYAKVSFKITGGTLSGLTIDPKSVNVYPSVKAPAEYSMQASSGDYILWNTLGKCPMAALPREL, via the exons TGCTGCTTCCCGCCGACCACGAGGTCGCCGCTGCATTCGCCGAGCGCCGGAGAAG GGAGGGCACTGCACGTGGTTCAGGCATCCGTACAAACGTATCATCTGTGGGACTGGATTCTTGGGTTGATGATCCAATTACCCGCCACATTATCTCGCTACGCCTGGATAAAgaggaaggggatggctttatgcTGTGGCCTGTGGTTCTGCAAAAGCGTGGAGGGTATTATGTCCTTGTGTTGCCTCTGGTGGATCCTCAGCCATttagagcatatgagaatctCTTGAAAAGGTCTGATTGTGGGAGTTCGGCCAAGGAGAACGGCAATCTTTCTTCTATCCTGTTCAATCTTCCATGCATAACAGG AGCATTTATGGTTACTCATGTTGTTGGGGACATAATTACTGGTGATATTGCTGAACCTGAGGTGATCGTTAGCTCTGGGCCGTCTGTTGGTGGACTCTTGGATTCATTGACTGGAAGTATAGGCATTTCAGCACGAGCAAAGCCTATTGCCGCACCTGTTGCAGCACCAACTGCTTCACTCTCTTCTCCTGTTGGTGCTGCTCAATCAGACTCCTTAAAAGGTGGTGTAAGGCCTTTTGACAAGGATTTACTGCGGAACTTCATCATTGGTGCAATGCCTTTTG GCACGCCTCAGGATCTCAATTATGCCAATGTTACTTCGATTAGAACTACTGGATTTTCTGGTGATCCTCTTCCAACAGACCAGAAACAACCTGCCTGGAAGCCATACCTGTACAAAGGGAGGCAAAGGATTATCTTTACTAGCCTGGAGACTATAAATGCTGCACTGTATGACCGTGATGATGTACCAGATTTCCTTTCTGTTTCAGGACAAGTGACCTGTAGGGCTGAACTTGAAGGACTACCTGATGTTTCTTTGCCATTGACTGGGTTAAAAACTACTCATGTCGAGGTGTCATCATTCCATCATTGTGTTCAAGCTTCAGAGCCCACTGCTAATAAGCAAACCCTGGTTTTTCAGCCACCATTAGGAAATTTTGTATTGATGCATTATCAAGCACCATGCAACATTGCTCCTCCTGTTAAAGGGTTCTACCAGTTATCCATGGTTTCTGAAAATGAAGGCGCTTTTCTATTTAAGCTGACATTGATGGAGGGTTACAAGTCTCCCTTCATTATGGACTTTTGCATGATTACAATGCCATTCCCTCGAAGAAGAGTTGCATCGTATGACGGAAATCCATCGATTGGGACAGTTTCAATGACAGAGCATTCAATTGAATGGAGAATTGTTTCAAGCGGCCGGGGACTCAGTGGTAGGAGCATTGAGGCTACCTTCCCTGGTACTGTTAAATTTCTTCCTAGAACAGTACAGAGAATAAATTCATCATTTCGATCAGTTTCAAGCACTGGATATACTGAAGATAGTGATAGTGAGCAAGATAACGCTAAGAATGGAGCTAGTTTGGATGACTACATCATGGAAAAAATCAATAAGGATCTTCAGGCAGTTGATTTAGAAGAGCCATTGTCTTGGCAAGCGTATAATTATGCTAAG GTTTCTTTTAAGATCACTGGAGGCACGCTGTCTGGTCTTACAATTGATCCAAAATCT GTAAACGTCTATCCTTCTGTAAAGGCCCCAGCTGAATACTCAATGCAG GCTTCTTCTGGAGATTACATTCTGTGGAACACCTTAGGAAAATGTCCGATGGCTGCATTGCCTAGAGAATTATGA